A stretch of Blautia liquoris DNA encodes these proteins:
- a CDS encoding phosphatase PAP2 family protein: MNKFFKKKQIWIIPVYGIFYMICFAILEKEITRGYHVIHVALDDIIPFCEVFIIPYLLWFFYMGAVIVYFAFVNKSVKEFYQIFLSLGIGMTIFLVVSWLYPNGQNLRPVVFPRHNIFVNLVRHLYAIDTPTNILPSIHVYNSVAACIAFNNCQALKKHKGVQKGTIVLTLLIVMSTMFLKQHSVFDVGLALVLNAVIYLLMYQPKTYTQTKRDALKRRLLEN, encoded by the coding sequence ATGAATAAATTCTTTAAAAAAAAGCAAATATGGATCATACCTGTTTATGGTATCTTTTATATGATATGTTTTGCAATACTGGAAAAAGAGATTACACGGGGATATCATGTCATACATGTAGCACTAGATGACATAATACCTTTCTGCGAGGTCTTTATCATTCCATATCTGTTATGGTTTTTTTATATGGGAGCCGTCATTGTATACTTTGCTTTTGTCAATAAGAGTGTGAAGGAATTTTATCAGATTTTTTTGAGCCTGGGAATTGGAATGACAATTTTTCTGGTTGTATCTTGGCTATATCCAAATGGACAGAATCTTCGACCCGTGGTATTTCCAAGACACAATATCTTTGTGAATTTGGTGAGACATCTGTATGCGATTGATACCCCTACGAATATTCTTCCAAGTATTCATGTATACAACTCGGTAGCCGCATGTATTGCGTTTAACAACTGTCAGGCATTGAAAAAACATAAGGGAGTTCAAAAAGGGACGATAGTACTCACACTTTTGATCGTGATGTCGACGATGTTCTTAAAGCAGCATTCCGTATTTGATGTGGGGTTGGCTCTTGTCCTGAACGCTGTCATATATTTACTGATGTATCAGCCAAAGACTTATACACAAACGAAAAGAGATGCTCTTAAACGAAGACTGCTGGAAAATTAA